The window TTTCCGTAATACCGGTTATCTTTGCAAACCAGGCTTCATAAGGAGCCTCATTGATCTTTTCCGGTGAATCGAGAAGCTCTTCGTTGATTTCCGATACAACCCCTGTTACCGGGCAATATACATCTGAAACAGCTTTTACAGACTCCACATCGGCAAATACTTCGCCGGCTGCCGTCTCGTCATCCTCTTCCGGAAGATTGACGAAAACTAGCTGCCCCAATGTCTGCTGGGCATAATCCGTAAGGCCTACCAAAGCGGTTGTTTCATCTTCAAATTTTACCCATTCATGGGTTTTTGTGTAAACCAGATTTTCTAATACCTTCATGACTGATTCTCCTTCTCCTGGATTAATTATTTTGATTTTTTATAGAATGGAAGGGGCACTACTTCTGCCTCTACTTCTCTTCCTCGCACGATTACTGTTACTTTTGTACCTGTATTTATATATTCCTTATCTAAAATGGCCATGGCAGCCGGATAGCCTAAATATGGGCAATGGGTTCCTGATGTTGTAAAGCCTGCCTTTTTTCCGTTTACAAGCACATCTTCCTGTTCCCGAATGATCCCTCTTCCTGTCACCCTTAAGCCTACCCGTTTTCTTGTAAGGGAATCCTTATCCGGCAAATGGTTCTTACCGATAAAATCCTCCTTCTGCATTTTCACGGCAAACCCGAGACCTGTTTCCACAGGATTTATCTCATCATTCATTTCATGTCCGTACAGCGGCATGCCGGCCTCCAGCCTTAAAGTGTCTCTGGCCCCCAGCCCGCAGGGCATCAGTCCGTATTCCTTACCTGCCTCCATAAGCGTTTCCCACATCGTCTCAGCATATGTATTGTCCAAATAAAGCTCAAAACCGTCTTCCCCTGTGTAACCGGTTCTGGATACCATGCATGGGATCCCTCCTACCATTCCATCAAAAACAGCATGATAGTATTTTTCAGGAATATCTGTGGTCAGTTTCATGAGTATTTCCTGTGATTTGGGACCCTGCAGGGCAATTTGTGTGATTTGATCCGAAATATCTTCAAACACCGCTTCTCCTAATTTATGTTCCAGCATCCACCGGTAATCCTTATCTTTATTGGAAGCATTTACAACGATAAAGTAATCTTCTTCTTTTTTCTTATATACGATCAGATCATCCACTGTCCCGCCCTGGTCATTGCACATGGGGCTGTATCTTGCCTGGCCGTCCGCCATACCGGTAAAATCATTGGTCAGCAGCCGCTGCAGATTCTCAAGTGCGTCTTTTCCCTTACAGCTTATTTCTCCCATATGGGAAACATCAAAAAGCCCTGCTCCTGTTCTCACTGCCATATGCTCCTTTATGATTCCCTCTTCATACTGAATTGGAAGAAGATATCCTGCAAAGGGGACCATTTTGCCATGATATTTCAAATGCATTTCATAAAGCGGTGTTTTTCGTTCCATGTGTAAACCCTCCTTAAATTTATATGATAAAGGCAGTGTCTTTTACTGCCGTCCATCCGGTTATAAAGACATCTTACTATTTTCATAATCAGGAACATCTTCCGTTTATCTGCACAAAAAAAGGCAGAGAAAAATATCCGTATAAGATATTTCTGTCTGCCTCTGTCCTTTTACCTGAAAGATTGACTTCTTCGGTACATAAATGTTCTCCAGAGTTACGTCCGAATACAATCCTTTTGCCTGAGAGTTTCTGCCTTCCCCTTCGGCGGCACAGATTTGTGCTCTCTCTCGTATTCATCATCCGTTATTTATTATTGATATTATCAGAGTATTTTGGCACTGTCAATGATTTTTTACACAACCTTTCCCCATGATTCTGACAATTGCGCTGCCGGCTTTTAAAGCATTTCTATCTCGCCGTAACGCTTTCCATCTTTTTATTCTCTGATATGCCGTGCTGATTCACATATTCCATAAATTTATCGCAGCTCAAGGCCCTGCTGAAATAAAAGCCCTGATAGTAATCACAATCAAGTTCATGGAGCATTTGGACCTGCTCTTTTGTTTCAACTCCCTCCGCCACAACCTGAACCTTCATCTGTTTGCAGAGAGTAAGGATTGTCTCCACAATCTGCTGCCGCCTCCTGTCGCTGGCAATGCGGTGAACCAGGGAAGCGTCGATCTTCACAATATTTGCATGGAAATCACACAAATACAATAAGGAACTGTGTCCCATCCCAAAATCATCAATGGAGATATCCACACCCAGCTCCCTGATTTGCTTAAGCTTGTCCCGTGTGGAATCGCCGGGATCAACTGCAGCATTTTCTGTAAGCTCAAACTCTATGCAGCCGGGCTTAAGGCCATGTTCATTGATCAGTCTCTCCACAGTTTCAATCAGCGTATCGTCATCCTTCAGCTGATTCGGGTTTAAATTGATGGAAATGGATAATCCGCCATATCCTTGATCTTGCCAACGCCGCAAATCAGACAGAGCCTTGCGGATTACCCAAATGCCCAATTGGTTGGTAAGTCCGGCCTCATCACAGATGCTTAATACAATATGAGGCGATATGTATCCGTACACAGGATGGATCCAGCGCAGCAGGGCCTCACCTCCCATAACCTCACCGCAATAGTTCACCTTTGGCTGGTATTCCAGATACAGGCTTCTTTTACAGCCCTGGAGGCTGCTCCTGATTTCAGCCAAAAGGGTGCGGGCGAGCAAACCAACATCGTCATGGCGGGAAATGATCTTTTCCTGCCTCTTTTCCCAGGTATTTTGCAGCTCCTCTGATAAAACATGGAAGGTAGTCAGGCGGTCACGTTGCTGATTCTTTGCCTGAAGCCGGACAAAAGGGAGGTAAATCAACACAGCTGCCGTCAGGTTTATCACCTGCAGTATAACTCCGGAAACCGATCCGGAGGCAAGTAACCCGGATAAAAAAATCGGGGTCGTCCATTCTATCGCCTGTGTGACTGGCGGCACAAAGCCCAAAAGCAGGGCAAGATATGCATTTAATCCAAGGATAACAGGTGACAAAAGGAACGGAATAAAATAATAGGAATTGAAGATGACCGGAAAACCGTAAAGCACGGTATCGTTGATATTAAAAATACCAAGGGGTACGGAAATCTTCACAAGACGGTTATTCTCACCGGCCAGCAGAAACGCAAGCAGCAATCCCAGTGTTGCCCCAACACCTCCTAAATACACATACGTATCGTAGAATCCCTTGGTAAGAATATTCGGACCCTCAAAAGAGGTAACGACCCTGGTTGCACCGGATACTGCATCTGCTATCATTGGTTCGCCCCGCACACCAAAGAATGACAGGATATGGGTTAAAAGGATCAGCAACACGGCGGAAACAAAGTTTGCTCCTGTCATCCATGTTTCATTTATCCTTTGCAGGAGTATCCCTGGGTATGAATTTATACCTGTAGAAACCAGCAAAACTTTTGCCCCGCTGAACACAAAAACAGTGAGAAAGGATGGCATAACGGCCAGAAAGGAGGCCTGAGTCAAAGCGCCTCCCAGATGGGGAATGACATTGGAGGGCAGGGTACGGCAGCAGAGCTTATAAAAAAAACAAAACAGATGGGACGCAGCTATGGATACGAAAAGGGCCTTGAACATACCGGAGGAACCTGCTTCATGTGCCTGCACAATCAGATTTCTGTGTGTAAGTGCAATATAGGAGGCAAATACCGTAATCACAATGCTGACAGAGCTTACCTCACCGGACCTTACAAGTGTCATTTCCTTAGCTGCGGCATAACTGACCGCAATCAACGCCAAAAGCGCCATGATCTGAAGTGTGGCATAATGAAAGGACAGGCCGATTTCCTGCCATGCTTCCCCAAATATACCAGACATAAAGCGGTGATAGGACGGAATCGGCAAGGTAAGCAGAGCAAAAACAACCGAACCGGCCAACACCAGCGGCATCATCGACAACACCCCTCTGCGAAGGATTCGCAAAGTCTTCCTGTAAACCATTTTTGAAAACATGATGTCGAGCTTTTCTATCATATCCGTCTACTCCTTCTCTCACGAAGATGCAAGCATCTTTTTTTCATATATACAATTTTTGTTCCTAATATTCAATTTGATTGGATACAGCATTTTTCGTTCTGAAATTGGCACCACAATATTACGAAACCGTTCCAAAACCAATGCGGCACCTATCAACAGATAAGCACCGCATGGTTTGCAGATTTTATGCACATAATTCCCGTCCATTTGATATCCTTATTCCGGACATGGAATTCCGGCGTCAACATGCCAGGCGCCGTAAAAACCGCAGCTTCACGTGGAAAGGACTATAAATCACCGCTCATAAAGGTCATTTAAGAAGGGTTGTATTTTAGTATTTACTATGAGCCATGGAAAATCCCATGCTTTCCGGTGAAGGTTTTATGGAAATTTGCTGATTCATTGGATATAATGTGTTTCCAATTCTGATGCCCTGAAAGTCTTCTTTTAATTTAAACTGAGCAATTGTCTCTTTCAGTAAAGCTGCCTGTCCGCTCATTTCCTCACTTACGGCAGCACATTCTTCAGAGGAAGCACTATTGGCCTGCACAACCTGGGATACCTGTTCAACCGCTTTACTGATCTGTATCATGGAATCTGCCACATTACCTGCTGATTGGGAAATGCTTGTAATAACCTCACTGCTTTGGACCACGCCTTCCACAATCTTTTGCAGGGCATCCGATGTCTGGCTGGATATTACAGAACCCTGGGCCGCTTTTTCTATGGTCGTATCAATCAGCGCTGCCGTATCCTTTGCAGCCTCCGCGCTTTTCGCAGCAAGGCTGCGCACTTCATCTGCTACAACCGCAAACCCTTTTCCATGCTGACCGGCACGTGCAGCTTCCACGGCTGCATTCAGCGCAAGTATATTGGTTTGAAATGCAATTTCATCAATAATCTTGATCACAGAAGCAATTTCTTTGCTGGCAGCATTGGCCTGCTGTGTGGACAGCATCATTTCTTCCATTTTTGAGGATCCTGATTCAGCCTTTTGCTGAATTTCATCTCCCATTGTTTTTGCCTCGCCGGCCATAGCAGCACTGCTTCTCATCTCTTCGGAAACGCCTTTTATTGTCATGCTCAATTCCTGCACAGTTGCCGCCTGCTCTGTGGCGCCCTGAGCCAATGATTGAGCGGCATCGGCAACCTGCACGGCGCCGGTAGCCACTTGTTCCGTAGCAAGATTGATTTCCCCAAACAGGTGATTTAAATTATCTTGTATTGT of the Lacrimispora indolis DSM 755 genome contains:
- the gcvH gene encoding glycine cleavage system protein GcvH, with amino-acid sequence MKVLENLVYTKTHEWVKFEDETTALVGLTDYAQQTLGQLVFVNLPEEDDETAAGEVFADVESVKAVSDVYCPVTGVVSEINEELLDSPEKINEAPYEAWFAKITGITEKEEFLTPEEYEELVKKEME
- the gcvT gene encoding glycine cleavage system aminomethyltransferase GcvT; translation: MERKTPLYEMHLKYHGKMVPFAGYLLPIQYEEGIIKEHMAVRTGAGLFDVSHMGEISCKGKDALENLQRLLTNDFTGMADGQARYSPMCNDQGGTVDDLIVYKKKEEDYFIVVNASNKDKDYRWMLEHKLGEAVFEDISDQITQIALQGPKSQEILMKLTTDIPEKYYHAVFDGMVGGIPCMVSRTGYTGEDGFELYLDNTYAETMWETLMEAGKEYGLMPCGLGARDTLRLEAGMPLYGHEMNDEINPVETGLGFAVKMQKEDFIGKNHLPDKDSLTRKRVGLRVTGRGIIREQEDVLVNGKKAGFTTSGTHCPYLGYPAAMAILDKEYINTGTKVTVIVRGREVEAEVVPLPFYKKSK
- a CDS encoding EAL domain-containing protein; translated protein: MIEKLDIMFSKMVYRKTLRILRRGVLSMMPLVLAGSVVFALLTLPIPSYHRFMSGIFGEAWQEIGLSFHYATLQIMALLALIAVSYAAAKEMTLVRSGEVSSVSIVITVFASYIALTHRNLIVQAHEAGSSGMFKALFVSIAASHLFCFFYKLCCRTLPSNVIPHLGGALTQASFLAVMPSFLTVFVFSGAKVLLVSTGINSYPGILLQRINETWMTGANFVSAVLLILLTHILSFFGVRGEPMIADAVSGATRVVTSFEGPNILTKGFYDTYVYLGGVGATLGLLLAFLLAGENNRLVKISVPLGIFNINDTVLYGFPVIFNSYYFIPFLLSPVILGLNAYLALLLGFVPPVTQAIEWTTPIFLSGLLASGSVSGVILQVINLTAAVLIYLPFVRLQAKNQQRDRLTTFHVLSEELQNTWEKRQEKIISRHDDVGLLARTLLAEIRSSLQGCKRSLYLEYQPKVNYCGEVMGGEALLRWIHPVYGYISPHIVLSICDEAGLTNQLGIWVIRKALSDLRRWQDQGYGGLSISINLNPNQLKDDDTLIETVERLINEHGLKPGCIEFELTENAAVDPGDSTRDKLKQIRELGVDISIDDFGMGHSSLLYLCDFHANIVKIDASLVHRIASDRRRQQIVETILTLCKQMKVQVVAEGVETKEQVQMLHELDCDYYQGFYFSRALSCDKFMEYVNQHGISENKKMESVTAR
- a CDS encoding methyl-accepting chemotaxis protein, producing the protein MRNLKLHLKLIISFAVLILFSVIIAIAAISSMSTMNAAEDTLYSEQLTGVEIAGEISQNFYQQKTFIRNIVIYEPEDESFKQALSMLDQLDTEMHQLFDSYQKTINNPEDQVNFDEFKTIYTNNFAAAKRKVTDSGKINDSAGAKKSMDEAAADTDRITDLLNISRDMNKRYAYEMLQSNTQTFQRSKILITLILLISLLAGVILTVYITKIIAGPIGRLKKVMEQIAATGALEFEKDLQMELDNDKQFKDEVGQSIAATEKMVMHIVHISEELKVIAGKDLSSEVKLLSQQDVLGMALLTIQDNLNHLFGEINLATEQVATGAVQVADAAQSLAQGATEQAATVQELSMTIKGVSEEMRSSAAMAGEAKTMGDEIQQKAESGSSKMEEMMLSTQQANAASKEIASVIKIIDEIAFQTNILALNAAVEAARAGQHGKGFAVVADEVRSLAAKSAEAAKDTAALIDTTIEKAAQGSVISSQTSDALQKIVEGVVQSSEVITSISQSAGNVADSMIQISKAVEQVSQVVQANSASSEECAAVSEEMSGQAALLKETIAQFKLKEDFQGIRIGNTLYPMNQQISIKPSPESMGFSMAHSKY